One Anastrepha obliqua isolate idAnaObli1 chromosome 6, idAnaObli1_1.0, whole genome shotgun sequence DNA window includes the following coding sequences:
- the LOC129250772 gene encoding T-complex protein 1 subunit theta-like yields MKKGRLCLSYGDSRLFGVGFLLQKTTGFYSSVFANITETTLHTIHKLQLDFTDEQLLRKVCVEELGGPTIVVFRNESTYARISTIVSCGATDNFIGDMERVVYDGANTCLTCDGYYVPSTATSEMNLTSELAVHVDTLPRLEQYAVRCMRNTYTSKSSRFKFTITDKL; encoded by the exons GTCGATTATGTCTTTCATATGGTGATAGTCGATTATTTGGAGTCGGCTTTCTGCTGCAGAAAACCACCG GTTTTTATAGCAgcgtttttgcaaatataacagAGACCAccttacatacaatacataaactacagTTA gaCTTCACAGACGAGCAATTGCTGCGGAAGGTGTGTGTTGAAGAGCTAGGTGGCCCTACTATTGTGGTTTTTAGAAACGAAAGCACGTATGCGCGTATTTCTACCATTGTCTCATGTGGTGCTACGGACAATTTCATAGGAGACATGGAGCGTGTTGTGTATGATGGTGCAAATACCTGTTTAACATGTGACGGTTATTATGTGCCTAGTACTGCTACCTCTGAAATGAATTTGACTTCCGAACTGGCTGTCCACGTCGATACCTTACCCCGTCTAGAACAATATGCTGTACGTTGTATGCGCAACACCTACACGAGCAAGTCCTCGCGCTTTAAGTTTACAATTACAGATAAGTTGTAA